The Waddliaceae bacterium genomic sequence CCCCCAAGCAACGTTTCCATTGCTTCCTAAGACTATCGGTGGAGCTCCCGGCAATGTCACGCCATCGACGACGATTTCCTCGCCTTTGTCGTTGTAATATTCAAAATGTGCACGGTACCATACGTTAGGAACGCTGTGGCTTAGGTGCATGTCGCAGGCGACGATGGCGCCTTGTCCTCCTGTGTGGCTGCCGTCCATAACCCAGTTATTACTACCGATAGGCATTATTTCGGGGAATTGTTCCTCTTCGGTAAGGCCTCTTTTATAGAGGTATGAGAACGACTCTTCGCCAGGGATCGGTTTCATAGGAGTGATGCTTTCGTCCAATGTCGCCTGCCATGCCGAGCCGTTGTTAACAAAAAATTCGTATACGTCCGGAGGCAACAGCTTCTCCATATATCCTCGTGAGAGGTCGAATTCTCCCGTCGAGTCTTGCAGCTCTTGGAACATGACGATACCGACAAGCATGCTATCTTCTGGCATCCACTCTCGTGGCGTTCCACCAAGAAGATAATATTCCCACGGTTTTTTTGACAAGGCTTTGACGCCTGCATTGACGCCTTCAGCATAGGCGATAAGGTCTTTTCTTTCTGCTTCGGGCATCATCTCAAAGTTTTTTTGCATACGCTTGCGAAATTGATGGAAGCGCTGCTTCTTGTCGAGGGGCAAGGCTTTTTTACCGACGAGCTCAGAAAGCTCTCCTGCCGATTTCCTTCTGAGGAGGTCCATCTGGAAGAAGCGTTCTTGTCCGTGCGTGAAGCCTATCGCCCGTGTTATATCGGCACGGTTCGAAGCTTTTATCGTGGGGATGCCGTAGCTGTCGCGTTCTATTGTGACGGGGGCGCTCAAGCCAGGAAGTTCTACAGTGCCGGAGTATTGCGCTATGCCGCCTTTGACGAAATGGTATATTGTGCCGGCGAGGGCTCCAGATATGATGATTAGCGCCGAAACGGTTATTATTATGTATTTTTTAAGCTTCTTCATCAGACCTTTTCTCCAAAATTTTTTCTTTGTCATTATGCTAAAGAGACCATTTTCTTTCAAGATTAAATAAGACATTGATCATTGTTCATTGATCATTGATCATTGATAAAAGTCTTTACTTTTAATGACATCTGCAGTAAAATATTTTGTATTTATATAAGGGGTTCACACATCATGATGCACTTAAAAAAACCATCGGCGCTTATTGTCGGTTTAGCACTTTTTTCTATGTTTTTTGGGTCTGGCAACCTTATTTTCCCGCTATTTATCGGGAATGAGGCGCAGAGCATGTGGTTTCCTGCTACTATTGGCTTCATCTTGACAGGAGTCCTCGCTCCATTTTTGGGCGTCATTGCTATGGTGATCTTCCATGGCGACTACAAGCGTTTCTTCGAAACTTTGGGGAAATACGGTGGCTTTTTGCTGACGGCGCTACTTCTTACCATATGGATACCGTTAGGTTCTGCACCGCGATGTATAGCACTCAGCTATGCAAGCCTACAGCCATACACATGGCTTCC encodes the following:
- a CDS encoding penicillin acylase family protein, translating into MKKLKKYIIITVSALIIISGALAGTIYHFVKGGIAQYSGTVELPGLSAPVTIERDSYGIPTIKASNRADITRAIGFTHGQERFFQMDLLRRKSAGELSELVGKKALPLDKKQRFHQFRKRMQKNFEMMPEAERKDLIAYAEGVNAGVKALSKKPWEYYLLGGTPREWMPEDSMLVGIVMFQELQDSTGEFDLSRGYMEKLLPPDVYEFFVNNGSAWQATLDESITPMKPIPGEESFSYLYKRGLTEEEQFPEIMPIGSNNWVMDGSHTGGQGAIVACDMHLSHSVPNVWYRAHFEYYNDKGEEIVVDGVTLPGAPPIVLGSNGNVAWGLTASEINATDIVIIEETEPGYYKTPDGVMAYEKDTEIINIKGGKTAECDVINTIWGPVLDKTFFGKPVALKWVAHELLSVNMKLVLFEDCVTAEEALEKSKNVRTPALNLVVGDSEGNIGWTLIGYVPKRKGYEGNIPVSFADGTASWEGCLDAEEYPIIYNPSSGILWTANNRTLGNEWTGLLGDGGYFSSARA